Proteins encoded together in one Prinia subflava isolate CZ2003 ecotype Zambia chromosome 23, Cam_Psub_1.2, whole genome shotgun sequence window:
- the OPTC gene encoding opticin, which yields MCALGWLAVASLCLGTLWAVPAKERRKVDKPRADLTPYENLDLDNYDLTMDNYGEILDLSNYEELYDYGDLVPKIEVGTLAPRPKDPQTLPELGETTAGTPKPQPPAPIPRQGPPCCQLCLCLGSSVYCDDAGLERIPALPADTAYLYARFNRIGAVRAGDFTGLEKLKRIDLSSNSISWAHADAFRLLPSLQELLLPQNLLTALPELPRSIVRLDARLNRIPSAGLRPEAFRDLKQLQFLHLSDNQLDFIPVPLPESLRSLHLQNNNIQTMHEDTFCDSQDLGQIRRALEDIRLDGNPINLSLFPNAFFCLPRLPTGRFS from the exons AtgtgtgccctgggctggctggcagtggccagcctgtgcctggggacactttgggctgtcccagccaaggagaggaggaaggtggACAAGCCCAGGGCCGACCTGACCCCCTACGAGAACCTGGATTTGGACAACTACGACCTGACCATGGATAACTACGGGGAGATCCTGGACCTGAGCAACTACGAGGAGCTCTACGACTACGGGGACCTTGTCCCGAAG ATTGAGGTTGGCACCCTGGCTCCTCGCCCCAaggacccccaaaccctccccgaGCTGGGTGAAACCACGGCTGGGACCCCCAAACCGCAGCCCCCCGCTCCCATCCCCCGGCAGG GGccaccctgctgccagctgtgcctgtgcctcgGCTCCTCGGTGTACTGCGACGACGCCGGCCTGGAGCGGatcccggcgctgccggcggaCACCGCGTACCTGTACGCCCGCTTCAACCGCATCGGCGCCGTGCGCGCCGGGGACTTCACCGGCCTCG AGAAGCTGAAGCGCATCGACCTGAGCAGCAATTCCATCTCGTGGGCGCACGCGGACGCGTTCcggctgctgcccagcctgcaggagctgctgctgccccagaaCCTGCTGACGGCGCTGCCCGAGCTGCCCCGCAGCATCGTGCGCCTGGACGCCCGCCTGAACCGCATCCCCAGCGCCGGGCTGCGCCCCGAGGCCTTCCGG GACCTGaagcagctgcagttcctgcatcTCTCcgataaccagctggattttATCCCAGTGCCCCTTCCCGAGAGCCTGCGCTCACTGCACCTCCAG AACAACAACATCCAGACGATGCACGAGGACACCTTCTGCGACAGCCAGGACCTGGGGCAGATCCGCCGGGCGCTCGAGGACATCCGCCTGGACGGGAACCCCATCAACCTCAGCCTCTTCCCCAACGCCTTCTTCTGCCTGCCCCGCCTGCCCACCGGCCGCTTCTCCTGA